In the Triticum aestivum cultivar Chinese Spring chromosome 2B, IWGSC CS RefSeq v2.1, whole genome shotgun sequence genome, AAacttctagtgaaaactatggccactggatctacttttatcatatataaaaccccaaaataccttgctacaatgtATTTACCGTTATTTTATTTTTGTGCTTTAATCACtgcgagatttgatccttgcaattaaccgccgaggggattgacaacccccttgtttgcattgggtgcaagtatttgcttttgtgtgtaggtgctgctgACGAGGTttcgcgtggttctcctactggattgacaatCTTGTTTCTTCATTTGAGGTGTAGCCTGTGATCGTCCTATGTGTTCTTCATTTCTTCATGTGCCCTTATTCCGGCTTCGATTGTGTGACGTCTTGGGCTTGTTGAAGGTCTTCTAAAGCCATGTTCATGTCTTCATGACTTCATTTGAGGTGTTTGCTAACCAAAGTCCATCACCTTGCATCCATGCGACTAAAACCTTGTATACTAGCAAACGTCATTAGTTCATGAATTAGTGTTGACATACAAGCACCAAAATAACTAATGGCCTATTACTAGGGTGCGATTATGCATCACCCGCGGCGACAAAAAATAATTTATCGCCGCAGGACACTGATGTGTGGGGAACCAGAGGAGGAGCGGGGAGTCAGGGGAGGATTAGGATTTGGGTAGTTGCATACATGCAAAGGGTGACAAAACAGATGATGGCATCCACATGCAAAGTTATTCAGAATTTAAAAAGCTATAAATTTTAAATGGAGTATCAAAATTAAATTCCGATTGCACCATTGGATTTATGACAATAAAAGCTTCACAACTAGATCCCACTTGACTatattttgacgaactttttttattTGTATAATCAAAGTTGTATATTTTATGCGACATATAATTGTGGAACAAAAAATCACTGAAGGAGAACAAAATATTCTTTGAGGTGGAAAAAATATCCACTGGGGTGGAACAAATATTCACTGAGCGGGAACAAATATTCACTAAAGGGGAATAAATATCCACTGGAGTGGAACAAATATTCACTGAGCGGAAACAAATATTCACTTAACGGGAACAAATTTTCTCTGATGTGGAAAAAATATTCACATAACGAGAACAAATAGCCACTAAGGTGTAACAAATATCCACTGAGGTGTAACAAATATCCACTAAGCGGGAACAAATATTTACTAGAGGGGAACATATATTCATTGAGGTGGAACAAATATTCACTTAGCGGGAACAAAATTTCATTGATGAGGAACAAATAGTCACATAGTGAGAACAAATATTGATAAAGAGGGAACAAATATTCACTGAGGTGGAACAAATACACACTGAGATGGAACAAATGAaacatcaatgaacactacaaaaaaaaagaaagaaataataataataaagaaagaaaataaaaagaaaaggaaatataaaacacaaaaagaaaggaaaattgaaaataaactaataaagaaagaaaagggaagaaatgaaaaagaaacagaaaaacagaaaagaaaaaaaaacacaggaggaggaggaggcgcggtgGGAAGGGGGAAGTGTGATGACAAGTTGCTATTTCTAGGTCCATTTTCCTTTGCGCAACCAAATTATCAGgccggaaaagaaaaagaatagTACGTACGTGGAAAAAGAAATTCTAGTGAGCCGAGCCCAAGTCCGATCCTGATTCTGCTCCTCAATTAGACTAATCAACCCGCCGCggcatcatatatcatcatatatgTATCGGAACCGCCTCTTCGAGTCTGCTCAGCTTCGTCGTCTTGGATTGATTTTCTGATCGCCGGCTCGCGGCGGCGACTTGTTAGTTGATTCGTCGATCGCCTCCCTCTCCGGCCGGCCAGTTCTTTATTTTATATATACAGATCTAGTAAATAGATCGGATAATAGTAAGATGGCTTCTTCATCATCAGGTACGGCGGCTGCTCGACCTCGATCTGTTGTCGCGCTAATTTTTAATACCATCATAAATCATTCGTCAGAATAGGTTGGTTTAGTAATTTGTGTTTGTGTTAGTGGATTGCATTGCAGCTCGCGGCGGATCGGCGCCTGCGCAACACGGAGGAACGACGACGACGGTCAGCCTTCCAGAGGTATGATCGATAAAACGCAGTTCAAAGGGTTGGATCGCATGCAAACTTGCAAATTATTATTCATCAGAATTACATACTTCctctgttccataatgtagtgcctatagatttttacaaaagtcaaacattacaaactttgatcatgtatatagagaaaagtaggtacatctagaataccaaatgcacatcattggataCATCATAAGTTATATTTTCATAATTTACATGTTTGATATTGTAGATGTAGACAGatttctctatacacttggtcaaagttggcaaagtttgactttcacaaaaatctataggcactacattgtggaatggagggagtacatttatGTCTTGTTCTTACGTACGTACTGTACTATATATGCAGGATATCTACACTCGCTGATGCCGTTGCGAGATGCTGCTCAGGCTGCCTGCGTATCCCATGCCTTTTTGCGTTTCTGGCGATCCTATGGCAGGCTCGACTTTGACATTTACACACTAGGATTACTGGATGTAGGCCGCCGCCTGTTGTCGTTTGGTCCCATTGACAAAGAATTACCAGTTATAGAGGATCAACTGAGGAGGGGCGTCATTGCAACATTCGACGAGTACTTCGAAAAGAATAGTCCTATCATAAAAGAATTCTCTGCCAGAGTTGATCACATCATGCATAACCACGTCGGAACAGGTGTTCAGACATTCAGGCTTGTACCTCCCCATGGCTTCTACATAAACCCTGCTGTTCTTGACCGCTGGTTCCAAGCTGTCATCGCACAGGGGATCAGTGAATTTTACCTGTACCTAGACATGGGCGATGAGGGGCTAGGTTACAACTTCCCGTGCTCCttgttatctactccctccgttcggaattacttgtctcagaaatggatgcatctagaactaaaatacgtctagatacatccatttctgcgacaagtaattccgaacggagggagtagcagcaACAGGGGATGCTCGACGATTACATCTTTCTCCATTGCTGGTTGCGGTCTCCATTCCCTGGACAGGGTTGGCTGCTTGATAAGCTTGTGTGTAGTGCATCTGCACAGGATGCGTGTTACTGGGGAGGAACTTATCTGCTTCCTGTCTACTTCTCCTCGTTTGCAGAAGCTGCAACTTTCCTACTGCAATGACATGGTTTGCCTGAAGATACCTCATTCCCTGTCGCGGCTCAAATTGCTGCTGGTACGCAACTGCAACAGTTTGCAAACGATTGGATGCGATGCTCCACAGCTCAAGAGCTTTGGATATGATGGGTTGCCCACAACGCAGATCTGCCTTGGAGATTCATCACCCTTAGTGAGGGAGATGAGAATGTCTGGTATAGATGATGAGCCTACAGGCATGCTCTGTTATGCCACCACTAAGCTTCCTTCAGTCGCGCCAAATATTAGCTCGCTTGTCCTATCATCATGCTTTGAGGTCAGTGCATGTTGGCTTCAGATTGTTACTGTACGGTCATTTTTCACAGATATATCAGAATTATCTTTTGTCCCACTCCCCACACGCACACATCATCCCACCAAAGACATTGACAGCTTTCTTTGGCTATCAACATTTTTTTACAGCTTCACAATGTTATTGTAGTTTTGGTGGGCTTTGTTACAAATATGTGAAATCAGTATTGCCATTTTTTTACCTGAGCATACGCATATATATAATAACCATATGCTAATAGTTGAGCATCTCTGTTGTTTCTTCAGATTGCAACTCCAATGAAAAAGCTTAACAAATTCCGCCGCCTCAAGTACTTGGAGATACAGCTTCATACGCCAAGACGTTGTCCAGACTTTGATTTTTATTCGCTGGTttctattcttaatgcttgtcctGTCCTGGCTACTTTCATCTTGCGTGTAAGTCAAATTTTCCCCATATGAAAGCCTAAATTCAAGAAATATGAGCTTTTACTGTTGAATTATAGTATTTGTATACGTACCTTTAATTTTTGTCTGTATATGTAAGATCTTTTCCCGTTTATTTAGTCAGCTGACTAATCAAAGACATGtacgtgatgcatatattcataCATGCATGCAGTTAGAGATGCGCGATGCTGATGATGCCATTCCGGGAGATCCTCATGGTGATTCCTCGCAACGAAAAACGCATATGAGGGGGCAGGGCCGTCGCAAGTTGAAGAATGTGCTAACGAGGGGATTTCCTTGTGCAAAAGGTTTGGTTGAGCTAACAAGTCACATCCTTGAGACCGCAGCATCCTTAAAGCGCCTGGTACTAGACACTAAATATGGCTGCCATACGAGGGATTGCATTGGCATATGCTCGCCTTTAACGAGAAAGGCCCTCTTGGAAGCACGGAAAGCTGTAGATGTCATCAAGACATACATCGAGAGTAAAGTCCCCTCAAGTGTTAAATTCAAGCTTATCGAGCCATGTGCCAAGTGTCACGCCGATGACGCATAACCTGCTTGTTAATTAGACCTCCTCCAATAGTTGCATAAGAGCTGGTtcaattttattttttatattttgatAGAAGAGAGAAAAGAACTATCTTTCGATTAAGAGATAGCCTTATGCACACACTTTAAGATTATATGAAGATGACGTGTGGGTGGGGTCATTCATATTATAAGATATGTGctaaaagatactccctccgtcctataatgtaGGATGTTTTGTGACACTACACTAGAGTCAAAAAACTtccattatgagacggagggagtagatcattTAAAGAATTGTGTTTTAGATTGTTTAGAGCTTGGTACTGGCACATACCATTGGAGGAGGCCTTAAAAACTTTTTTTATTGCAATACCTTAATTAAAAAGCATCAATGGCACCTCCTAGCCAGCTTTTCTACTTTCCTCTTGTTGAGAGGAAAAATGAATCAACCCGATTCTTTACTAGATGGCATCTCCTATTTATACAAGGGAAAGGACACCATTGGAAAAGGTGTCTTGTTCAGAGGAGCTGCCTGTTCGGCAGGAACCGACGCGGCAGTTTTACAACTGCCTGAGGTTAGTACAAGCAGGGATTAATTCCATAATTAACACATGGTTAATTAattctaacactccccctaatcaatGCTTGATCTTGTGAGCAGACATCATCTTGATAAAGTTTCCTccaaaaccctgtgggaaaaatgaGGATAGAGGTGTTTGATATGTTGCCAaaaactccttcaaacccagtaggaaaaataagaagaaaatgccgcaacatataatgattattgtctGTTTAACTCAATATGAGAAAAACTCATAGAATTAAAGGACAATAAATATGTCGTATATACTTTCTTAAAAACCCCGGTGGGGAAAACAGAAAATATGACATATGGTCttgtgttgatattacctcattaaaaaccttcaTGAGAACCTAtaaagtaaactcatgaagggaaaaagagtataatatgatgcttttaacaggaacaattcaggaagatactccccctgattcttgcaaatTCCGAAGCCGTCatataccaattccatgaacatatTTCCGGAATGTAGAAGTTGGTAGAGACTTGGTGAACAAATCAATCACATGATTTGACTTACAAGATATGCAATATATtgatattgcttattatgtaacatgtttgcatccgggcaacacaagcaacattatcttggagataatggttggtggatgtagccatgatgtctgtttcgaagactcttcatgagagggctaccacacctagtaggaacactaagcttgtctacgatctgacatagtggggatctgatcgatgtatccaatgatatcggTGTTCACATTTCTATGAAACTGAAAAACCAGAACAAAatgtttgatgccttggagatatcgaaagatattcttgagtaccaaccaattgtgtttggtggatccaatggctTATGGAACAttgagtcccaatatctcatttccatcatctcttggtctaaattgatctttctctacgtctagagaatgaactaccatgagagttatggatggataagatttgtccataatgaatttctccaatatattttggatatagacaacatagtaaaccataatgtatgaatgaaggtgctcaaattgtagtaacgagcggtattttggtttacccaaatccttcattttaaactccgtcatttagatgattacatgtgtcatcattgcagacacacaaatatggataatcatcattgtaggagtaatccttgtgcATAAGGAACCCACTACGTCGGTTGTACCATATGTACCGACAACAATAAGTCGTATGGTGACTTACTGATTCTACACAATGTATGTTGCGTTTTGTATTTCGATTCAGAATTGAGATTCCATCGGGAATCAATCATATATGTCTGACTctagtgatccacatggatatgcgatcactacatctatcaactgcagagatagatgattttgtactgCCAATTATATAAGTTACCGGAAtgagattccacctctggagaatagttaGGTATCTGCGtaaacccttgtgctacaatacttgccAACTGTCCAATCTGTCCCAACAGAGTTAGGCATTCCTTCTGAGCTAGCTAGGGAGTCAATAGCAAGACCGGGTACAACAAtctttgtttcaccacctcgttgttctcaattctgtttccagaagaaactgttgtaggtattgcttatgaataccttcccattattgagcaagatcatttctacctagattatacactttgcttgagttcagtccgagtgttgttcacactttgccatggccatggtctttggatctgaatcaaTTGAAAGGTTTttcaatctagttgagaaatgtatgtcgacagTTGTAGACTTCCGATTGTatgattctccagaatctatatatcaatatatagttgatggaaatatcgttacccatggtgactgctcgcgatttcccaatgcgattgagtcgggtattccgatgtcccggtcattgtgtgcactatgacctgggttggtggaggtttcccgtccactgggtgtatactacccattaggtgtctgccaacgtgaagttgacttgcatttactgattcacaggccttgatatccttacttgcgagaagctgaatcctgatgtacttctgccatacatctccccttgttgctttgaacggggagtggagtggattttgttggtacctccactctttcaggcatacttttgcaggattgtaggattgtgtgacacctttatagtcagtaaatgaatctggcaggttatttgcaatatgttgcaaatcttctgaacaCATGGTTCAGCTCTTTGATTACGTGGATatgaggcagaaatgtgttgaacattccactaatttcctggcattctttatggtacttgaattCTCCCCCTAATGTCTGGAAATATTCCTCATTGAATCaacatactggccttgaataactccccatgtgaggggcttgaggtattgacggtaatacagttattcctcacatagatcccaactatatgttgaggggccaatgatgtatgtcgGGGTGATGATATCGGTGTGTAACCGAATTACCTcagataggaaatacttggtag is a window encoding:
- the LOC123040938 gene encoding uncharacterized protein, producing MRVTGEELICFLSTSPRLQKLQLSYCNDMVCLKIPHSLSRLKLLLVRNCNSLQTIGCDAPQLKSFGYDGLPTTQICLGDSSPLVREMRMSGIDDEPTGMLCYATTKLPSVAPNISSLVLSSCFEIATPMKKLNKFRRLKYLEIQLHTPRRCPDFDFYSLVSILNACPVLATFILRLEMRDADDAIPGDPHGDSSQRKTHMRGQGRRKLKNVLTRGFPCAKGLVELTSHILETAASLKRLVLDTKYGCHTRDCIGICSPLTRKALLEARKAVDVIKTYIESKVPSSVKFKLIEPCAKCHADDA